A region from the Candidatus Electrothrix scaldis genome encodes:
- a CDS encoding HAD-IIB family hydrolase, which translates to MKLLICTDLDRTLLPNGPQEESPEARPSFAALAKDPRVQTAYVTGRSIQLTEKAIKEFAIPFPDVLIADVGTTICHRIQGEWQHDKNWDTLLSKEWYQPNSPLPDLLRGIQGLTKQENEKQTRFKLSYYVDAGANQAKLTRSIHSFLEQEGIRASLIWSHDEVADQELLDILPARADKYQALQFMRHQFGYSLDEMIFSGDSGNDLEVLTSTIPAVLVANARKEVVDKALEMATAAGNESLLYLAQGGFQGMNGCYSAGILEGISHYYPEILQNTP; encoded by the coding sequence ATGAAGCTGCTTATCTGTACAGATCTCGACCGGACGCTCTTACCTAATGGCCCGCAAGAGGAATCTCCCGAAGCCCGCCCCTCCTTTGCAGCTTTAGCAAAGGATCCTCGTGTTCAGACTGCCTATGTCACAGGACGCAGCATTCAACTCACAGAGAAGGCGATCAAAGAATTTGCCATACCTTTTCCAGATGTTCTTATTGCTGATGTAGGAACCACTATTTGCCATCGCATTCAGGGGGAATGGCAACATGATAAAAACTGGGATACTCTCCTGAGCAAAGAATGGTATCAGCCTAACAGCCCCCTGCCTGACCTTTTGAGGGGGATACAAGGTTTGACAAAACAAGAAAATGAGAAACAAACTCGTTTTAAGCTCAGTTATTATGTGGATGCAGGTGCAAATCAAGCCAAGCTGACCCGCTCTATTCATTCTTTTTTGGAGCAGGAGGGAATTCGAGCCTCACTCATCTGGAGCCATGATGAAGTTGCAGACCAAGAGCTCCTGGACATTCTTCCTGCTCGTGCAGATAAATATCAGGCTCTGCAATTTATGCGACACCAGTTCGGTTACTCGCTTGACGAGATGATTTTCTCTGGAGACAGTGGTAACGACTTGGAAGTCCTCACCAGTACGATTCCGGCTGTTTTAGTGGCTAACGCCAGGAAAGAGGTGGTTGACAAAGCACTGGAAATGGCGACAGCGGCTGGAAATGAATCACTTCTTTACCTTGCTCAAGGTGGCTTCCAGGGAATGAACGGCTGTTACAGCGCTGGAATTTTGGAAGGAATCTCTCATTATTATCCTGAAATTCTTCAAAACACTCCATAA